A portion of the Acidisarcina polymorpha genome contains these proteins:
- the rplQ gene encoding 50S ribosomal protein L17: MRHRNAGYKLGRNTSHRRALLRNLVTSIVMEDRVHTTITKAKAARPHVERLITLGKKGDLHSRRRALSYLMTREAVTRLFETVAPRYGDRNGGYLRIVRTGFQKGDGAEKAFIELLGAEQILDEKRQQRAEARAKRREEAQKAMEEQQPPAEGAA, from the coding sequence ATGCGCCACCGCAATGCAGGATATAAACTCGGACGCAACACCAGCCACCGCCGCGCCTTGCTGCGCAACCTGGTGACCTCGATCGTGATGGAAGATCGCGTCCATACCACGATAACCAAAGCGAAAGCCGCCCGTCCCCACGTGGAACGGCTGATCACTCTTGGCAAGAAGGGCGACCTGCATAGCCGTCGTCGCGCCTTGTCCTACCTGATGACTCGCGAAGCAGTCACCCGTCTCTTCGAAACCGTGGCCCCTCGTTATGGCGATCGGAATGGCGGCTATCTGCGGATCGTCCGCACTGGTTTTCAGAAGGGCGATGGCGCCGAAAAGGCGTTCATCGAGCTCCTGGGAGCCGAGCAAATTCTCGATGAGAAACGGCAGCAGCGCGCCGAAGCTCGAGCCAAGCGCCGGGAAGAGGCGCAAAAGGCGATGGAAGAGCAGCAGCCTCCGGCTGAAGGCGCCGCCTAG
- a CDS encoding PP2C family protein-serine/threonine phosphatase — protein sequence MDQLTTDEEANRLSYKRVSVWLDWGSQYLGAGVLRLQLILIVLAIVIWMFLKIVGATAWLPGNLFFTICIGNLASALVYNARFLYANKPAPWNWLIYVGVIIAVGITASAIAEAAFLFVFRRTFSDFAKRVIADAPIGTLVTLVFSVVSYRFDQQREKFEAGQRELQGQVQLGQLKEQTHEAELAQAHEIQRHLLPLETPQIPGFQIACAWQPAKSVSGDYFDVLDLGAGRLGLCIADVSGKGITAALLMANLQASVKAFAPEAASPAALCARLNGVLCDTVAPGKFVTLFYGVVDTQQRQLHYENAGHCLPLVVRGDGSVLLPASYSGVLGLFSHWTYQDSQLELESGDCLVLITDGVLEAANAEEEEFGYQRLIDAVEQARQTGAHGIRSAILTAVSVFCNGKFDDDASLIVVTVE from the coding sequence ATGGATCAGCTAACAACAGACGAGGAGGCCAACCGGCTCAGCTACAAAAGGGTGAGCGTCTGGCTGGATTGGGGCTCGCAGTATCTTGGTGCTGGAGTTCTCCGGCTCCAATTGATTCTGATCGTCCTCGCGATCGTGATTTGGATGTTTCTCAAGATCGTTGGGGCGACCGCGTGGCTACCGGGAAATCTCTTCTTTACGATTTGCATCGGGAATCTGGCGTCTGCGCTCGTTTATAACGCGCGCTTCCTTTATGCCAACAAACCGGCCCCATGGAATTGGTTGATATATGTCGGAGTTATCATCGCGGTCGGAATTACCGCGAGCGCGATTGCTGAGGCCGCCTTTCTTTTTGTCTTTCGGCGAACCTTCTCGGATTTTGCCAAACGCGTGATTGCGGATGCTCCGATTGGAACGCTTGTCACTCTCGTCTTCAGCGTTGTCTCCTACCGATTCGATCAACAGAGAGAGAAGTTTGAGGCCGGCCAACGCGAGCTGCAAGGGCAGGTGCAGCTTGGGCAATTAAAGGAGCAAACTCACGAGGCCGAGTTGGCGCAGGCGCATGAGATCCAGCGGCATCTGCTGCCGCTGGAAACCCCGCAGATTCCCGGCTTCCAGATCGCTTGCGCCTGGCAGCCTGCCAAGTCGGTGAGTGGCGACTACTTCGACGTGCTGGATCTAGGTGCTGGAAGGCTCGGCCTCTGCATCGCGGATGTATCCGGGAAGGGCATCACCGCGGCGCTGCTGATGGCCAACTTGCAGGCATCGGTCAAAGCGTTCGCTCCAGAGGCCGCGAGTCCAGCGGCCCTGTGCGCAAGACTGAACGGCGTTCTCTGCGATACGGTCGCCCCCGGTAAATTCGTCACCTTGTTCTATGGGGTCGTGGATACGCAACAGCGGCAGTTGCATTACGAGAATGCCGGTCATTGTCTTCCGCTGGTGGTACGCGGCGATGGCTCCGTACTGCTGCCAGCCAGCTACAGTGGCGTATTGGGTTTGTTTTCCCACTGGACCTATCAGGACAGCCAATTAGAGTTGGAATCCGGCGACTGTCTGGTCTTGATCACCGATGGCGTCCTTGAGGCGGCGAATGCAGAGGAAGAGGAGTTCGGATATCAGCGGCTGATCGATGCTGTCGAACAAGCTCGCCAAACCGGGGCGCATGGCATCCGGAGCGCGATCCTCACCGCAGTATCAGTGTTCTGCAACGGGAAGTTCGATGATGACGCGTCCCTGATCGTTGTGACCGTGGAATAG
- a CDS encoding YdeI/OmpD-associated family protein, with translation MDSSLIRLFPSKETWLEWLERHHVESTGLWLRLAKKNSSLQSVSYQEALETALCYGWIDGQRKPESDQAWLQRFSPRSNRSVWSKINRDKVLALISSGAMKPAGFAAIENAKKNGRWDAAYDSPAGAIVPDDLQAALDEHPKAQAFFESLNRANRYAVLWRIQTVKRVETRIRKIEQLVAMLERGEKFHG, from the coding sequence ATGGATTCTTCTCTCATACGCCTCTTTCCCTCGAAAGAGACTTGGCTCGAGTGGCTGGAACGACACCACGTAGAGAGCACCGGGTTGTGGCTTCGATTGGCGAAGAAGAACTCCAGCCTCCAATCCGTCTCCTATCAAGAGGCGCTTGAAACAGCTCTCTGTTACGGATGGATCGATGGACAAAGAAAACCGGAGAGCGACCAGGCGTGGCTGCAAAGATTCTCGCCGCGTTCAAACCGAAGCGTTTGGTCAAAGATTAACCGGGACAAAGTGCTGGCGCTGATCTCGAGCGGCGCCATGAAGCCAGCCGGTTTCGCAGCCATCGAGAATGCCAAGAAGAACGGTCGCTGGGATGCGGCCTACGACTCACCAGCGGGCGCGATCGTGCCTGACGACTTGCAGGCGGCATTGGATGAACACCCGAAGGCGCAAGCATTTTTCGAGAGCCTCAATCGCGCCAACCGGTATGCGGTGCTGTGGCGAATCCAAACGGTCAAAAGAGTGGAGACGCGCATACGAAAGATCGAGCAGTTGGTCGCCATGTTGGAGCGTGGAGAGAAATTTCACGGCTGA
- the guaB gene encoding IMP dehydrogenase has protein sequence MIETPVREALTFDDVLLVPAFSEVVPAQVSTQTRLTRKIILNTPLLSAAMDTVTESRMAIAMAQQGGLGIVHRNLTIEQQAGEIDKVKRSESGMIVDPVTISAEQLIADALEVMRRYKISGVPVTKGKKLVGILTNRDLRFETRTDIPIGDVMTKENLITVPVGTTLEEAELILHKHRVEKLLVVNGDYELKGLITVKDIQKKLKYPNATKDEQGRLRVGAALGATGDYLERAAELVREQVDVLSIDSAHGHQTRVLQAVRDVKNAFPNVELLAGNVATYEGALALIDAGADAVKVGIGPGSICTTRMVTGVGVPQITAVSDAYRAASKHDIPIIADGGIKYSGDITKAIAAGASSIMIGSLFAGVDESPGETILYQGRSFKAYRGMGSLSAMTQGSGERYFQSSRDLDEAELSRSESVVTLGRNGGNRLAKFVPEGIEGRVPHRGPLEAMVFQLVGGLRSGMGYLGCGTITELQENSSFIRISNAGLRESHVHDVIITREAPNYHVE, from the coding sequence ATGATTGAAACGCCGGTACGTGAAGCCCTTACTTTTGACGATGTCCTTTTAGTCCCCGCATTCAGCGAAGTCGTCCCTGCTCAAGTCAGCACCCAGACACGCCTCACCCGCAAGATCATTCTGAATACCCCGCTGCTCTCCGCCGCGATGGATACGGTAACCGAATCGCGCATGGCCATCGCCATGGCGCAACAGGGCGGCCTGGGGATTGTGCATCGCAATCTCACCATCGAGCAGCAGGCGGGCGAAATCGACAAGGTGAAGCGCTCCGAAAGCGGCATGATTGTCGACCCGGTAACCATCTCCGCTGAACAGCTGATCGCCGACGCTCTCGAAGTGATGCGCCGGTACAAGATATCCGGAGTTCCGGTCACCAAGGGCAAGAAGCTGGTCGGCATTCTCACCAACCGCGATCTGCGCTTCGAGACTCGCACCGACATCCCGATCGGCGATGTCATGACCAAGGAGAATTTGATTACGGTGCCGGTCGGCACGACGCTTGAAGAAGCGGAACTGATTCTCCACAAACATCGCGTCGAGAAGCTGTTGGTCGTCAATGGCGACTATGAACTGAAAGGCCTGATCACGGTCAAGGACATTCAGAAGAAGCTCAAGTATCCCAACGCCACCAAGGACGAGCAAGGCCGGCTGCGAGTGGGAGCGGCGCTCGGGGCGACCGGCGACTATCTCGAGCGCGCCGCCGAGCTGGTCCGTGAGCAGGTCGACGTGCTCTCGATCGACTCCGCGCACGGCCACCAGACGCGCGTCCTTCAGGCAGTTCGAGACGTCAAGAACGCCTTCCCCAATGTCGAGTTACTTGCCGGCAATGTAGCTACTTACGAGGGAGCTCTCGCCCTGATCGACGCTGGCGCGGATGCGGTGAAGGTCGGTATCGGGCCCGGGTCGATCTGTACCACTCGCATGGTCACTGGAGTGGGCGTTCCCCAGATCACTGCCGTCTCTGACGCTTACCGTGCTGCTTCAAAACACGACATTCCGATCATCGCCGATGGCGGGATCAAGTATTCCGGTGACATTACCAAAGCAATTGCGGCGGGGGCGAGTTCCATCATGATCGGCTCCTTGTTCGCCGGTGTGGATGAGAGCCCCGGCGAAACCATTCTGTATCAGGGCCGCTCCTTCAAGGCCTACCGCGGCATGGGATCGCTGTCAGCGATGACCCAAGGCTCAGGGGAGCGCTACTTTCAAAGCTCCCGGGACCTCGACGAAGCGGAGCTCAGCCGAAGCGAAAGTGTGGTGACCCTCGGACGTAATGGCGGAAACCGCCTGGCCAAGTTCGTTCCCGAGGGAATCGAGGGGCGGGTCCCACATCGCGGACCGCTGGAGGCGATGGTATTTCAGCTGGTGGGCGGATTGCGCTCCGGGATGGGCTATCTCGGTTGCGGAACCATCACCGAGTTGCAGGAGAATTCGAGCTTCATCCGCATCTCCAATGCCGGCCTGCGGGAAAGCCATGTTCACGACGTCATCATCACAAGGGAAGCGCCGAACTATCACGTCGAGTAG
- the rimP gene encoding ribosome maturation factor RimP: MAVELEKIRAAAERVAASHGLDVVDVEYISAAKQRALRVFVEKNAGERARLAEAARLAGEAEAAEEGRIPVAVARGTLSMDQLAWVTHEDCEQFSVDFGTLIDVEDLVPGAEYTLEVSSPGLERKLFGRADYERFRGSLLKVQTFQPVNGNRHWQGRLTEVRESAVVLDLSAVRQKGKNKKVVAPEVELELANIEKAQLVAEV; encoded by the coding sequence ATGGCGGTTGAGCTGGAGAAAATTCGCGCGGCAGCGGAAAGGGTAGCCGCTTCCCATGGCCTCGATGTTGTGGATGTGGAGTACATCTCTGCTGCGAAACAGCGAGCGCTACGGGTGTTTGTCGAGAAGAATGCCGGAGAGCGCGCTAGGTTGGCCGAGGCGGCGAGGCTCGCTGGTGAGGCCGAGGCGGCCGAAGAAGGACGGATCCCCGTAGCCGTCGCTAGGGGAACGCTAAGCATGGACCAGCTAGCCTGGGTAACCCACGAGGACTGTGAACAATTCAGTGTGGATTTTGGCACGCTGATCGACGTGGAAGACTTGGTGCCCGGCGCGGAATACACGTTGGAAGTATCGTCTCCAGGGTTGGAGCGCAAGCTTTTTGGTCGCGCCGATTATGAACGCTTTCGCGGCAGCCTGCTGAAGGTTCAAACCTTTCAGCCGGTGAACGGCAATCGTCATTGGCAAGGCCGTCTGACCGAAGTTAGGGAAAGCGCGGTGGTGCTCGATCTGAGTGCCGTTCGCCAAAAGGGCAAGAATAAGAAAGTTGTGGCCCCGGAAGTCGAGTTGGAGCTGGCAAACATCGAAAAGGCGCAGTTGGTGGCCGAAGTCTAA
- the nusA gene encoding transcription termination factor NusA, producing the protein MASLLYQSIEALSREKGIDPEIVVSAVEDAIALATRKYYKTQENMRAELDKETGEIRAYVYKTVVDDPVPAAEGEEGTESASTLEDPVNQIALTEAHALSPDVEVGGEIRYYKPTDVLGRIAAQMAKQVIFQKVREAERDTIFNEYNHRMGEIVTAAVKRVELQDVIFDLGKAEARMPRREQSRLEQFSVGERVRVVLLRVDRAAKGPQVIVSRAVPELVQSLFQSEVPEIYDGTVVIRATAREAGERTKIAVMSRDKDVDPVGACVGMKGMRVQSIIRELRGEKIDIIEFSEEITTFAEKALQPAKVSRVSIADLGEKQLEVIVDDTQLSLAIGKKGQNVRLAAKLLGWKIDIKSEEEKRQEVENQMTGMSGGPTTAIEQVSELGETIIQKLVAAGITTVEALADMTPEQLEEIPGIGEKTLEKISLAVRHYFGEYEPGEARAVSAEEQTRLSEEASLDEEIDALTQDLTQEGEQRVSDDGSGHITDELAEERLAEVTEVGPDLDTEGGESLVPGREDVSERIVEDQPHDLIRGEFIAEDAILEGNIEEIKDEGRPEVDDETELKTEPKEGGA; encoded by the coding sequence ATGGCGAGTTTGCTTTACCAGAGCATTGAAGCTCTAAGTCGGGAAAAAGGGATCGATCCGGAGATCGTCGTTAGCGCCGTTGAGGATGCGATCGCCCTGGCAACCAGAAAGTATTACAAGACGCAAGAGAATATGCGCGCCGAATTGGACAAGGAAACCGGAGAGATCCGGGCTTATGTCTACAAAACGGTGGTCGACGATCCGGTTCCCGCTGCCGAAGGCGAAGAAGGTACCGAGAGTGCATCCACGCTGGAGGATCCGGTCAATCAGATAGCTTTGACCGAGGCCCACGCGCTCTCTCCGGATGTCGAAGTTGGCGGTGAGATTCGCTACTACAAGCCGACCGACGTCCTCGGCCGCATCGCTGCGCAGATGGCGAAACAGGTGATCTTTCAGAAGGTCCGCGAAGCCGAACGCGACACCATCTTCAATGAGTACAACCATCGCATGGGCGAGATCGTGACGGCCGCGGTCAAGCGGGTCGAGCTGCAGGACGTGATCTTCGATCTCGGCAAGGCGGAAGCCCGCATGCCAAGGCGGGAGCAGTCGCGTTTGGAGCAGTTCTCGGTCGGCGAGCGCGTAAGGGTCGTTCTGTTGCGAGTCGACCGGGCTGCAAAAGGCCCCCAGGTGATCGTCTCGCGGGCCGTCCCTGAACTGGTGCAAAGCCTCTTCCAGAGCGAGGTTCCCGAGATCTACGACGGCACAGTTGTCATCCGCGCCACGGCCCGTGAGGCCGGTGAGCGCACCAAGATCGCGGTCATGTCCCGTGATAAGGATGTCGATCCGGTCGGAGCGTGCGTTGGCATGAAGGGTATGCGGGTGCAGTCGATCATCCGCGAGTTGCGCGGCGAAAAGATCGACATTATCGAGTTCAGCGAAGAGATCACCACCTTCGCCGAGAAGGCTCTGCAGCCGGCGAAAGTCAGCCGCGTCAGTATTGCCGACCTAGGGGAAAAACAGCTGGAAGTGATCGTCGATGACACCCAGCTTTCGCTTGCCATCGGCAAGAAGGGACAAAACGTCCGGCTCGCGGCCAAGCTGCTGGGTTGGAAGATCGACATTAAGAGCGAGGAAGAGAAGCGCCAGGAAGTCGAAAATCAGATGACCGGCATGAGTGGCGGCCCAACTACCGCGATTGAGCAAGTAAGCGAATTGGGCGAAACGATCATCCAAAAGCTGGTGGCCGCGGGAATTACTACAGTTGAAGCCCTGGCAGACATGACGCCGGAGCAGCTGGAAGAGATTCCGGGCATCGGGGAGAAGACTTTGGAGAAGATTAGCTTGGCGGTTCGGCACTACTTCGGCGAATACGAGCCGGGAGAAGCGCGGGCAGTGTCCGCAGAAGAGCAGACGCGTTTGAGCGAAGAGGCTAGCCTCGATGAAGAGATCGACGCACTCACCCAGGATCTTACGCAGGAGGGCGAGCAGCGGGTCAGCGATGACGGCTCAGGCCACATCACCGACGAGCTTGCCGAGGAACGGCTCGCCGAAGTCACTGAAGTAGGTCCGGATCTCGACACGGAGGGCGGCGAATCCCTGGTTCCCGGACGCGAGGATGTGAGCGAAAGGATCGTCGAAGATCAGCCGCATGATTTGATTCGAGGTGAGTTTATCGCTGAAGACGCGATCCTCGAAGGCAATATCGAAGAGATTAAAGATGAAGGGCGGCCAGAAGTGGATGACGAGACAGAGTTGAAGACCGAGCCGAAAGAAGGCGGCGCATAA
- the infB gene encoding translation initiation factor IF-2, translating into MSKVRINDLARELEVKSREILETLTAVGVTEKKTHSSSLEGDEAERVRAYLRRGNRGSGGQHHAGGNGQKPKIDWSQVSKPGDAMREILRRKEEAAAASSQPRPVTAPPAVSTPPPAPPAVASASPVVPARPAFPAQAQRPAPPAQVAPPAPRRIVPQPRQEPRIVAAPPSVPAIAAKPPTGPVIARPPVATGIPNQSEVRPLPAAVPSAPVFVKPPVQEAPAVAVAVPPVARVEPVAPAAIPLAAPPPAAPAPVAAADAPAIAPAPAAPAADSVAAPVAPVTPPVNVRPGPPPPAPRRVIMPQTGPRPVYSAPAPPPPPPPRPAPVSGPMAGSQQGGIPGGPGGIQRGQPIFQRNRPGGSPGYGQRPQGSGQPYNTGGAPGSPARRPMHPTRSSPAGGPPGARPPMGGRPGFPPRPGFGAPRPGPGGAAGLVPPPGEAPRPQRPSGPPRGRGGNRRYEKTKEGPMKGFQPPPRFGGMQMSREPAPITRTITVTEGISVKDLAEKLGVRGKDLIATLLMRGVFVTVNQSLDAELVKDVARQFGADTQVITFEDQMANEAIENLLQQPNPDELEVTRPPVVTVMGHVDHGKTSLLDAIRETDVAAGEAGGITQHIGAYKVKFAKEGSPASGREIVFLDTPGHEAFTRMRARGAKVTDIVVIVVAADDGVMPQTLEAVDHAKAAGVPIIVAVNKIDKPDAQPDRVKQQLSDRGLAPEEWGGSTVFVEVSAKKRQNLDLLLEMICLVADIQNLKATPDRSAVGTVIEAKLDRGRGAVATILVQNGTLRNSDSFIMGNTFGKIRAMFDDRGRSINVAGPSTPVEILGLESMPDAGDTFLVVADRDKAKGVSQFRKMREREATLAKSSRVSLEGLAEQIKQAGVKELPLILKGDVTGSVEVLADSLQKMSTEKVRIKVIHTGVGAITESDILLASASNAIIIGFNVRPERKGADLAEQEGVEIRLHSIIYELQDEIRKAMLGLLDPVFKENYLGKAEVLNIFRIPKVGTIAGCRVSDGVLRRDADIRLTRGGEQVFKGKLNSLKRFKDDVREVTSGMECGIGINNFNDIQVGDQIEAFVTERVAAELTAQ; encoded by the coding sequence ATGAGTAAAGTTCGAATCAATGATCTGGCGCGCGAGCTGGAAGTCAAGAGCCGGGAAATCCTGGAGACTCTGACTGCCGTTGGCGTAACCGAAAAGAAGACCCATTCAAGTTCGCTGGAAGGCGACGAAGCCGAGCGTGTGCGCGCCTATTTGCGGCGAGGGAATCGCGGCTCCGGCGGCCAGCACCATGCCGGCGGCAATGGGCAAAAACCGAAGATTGACTGGTCACAGGTCTCGAAGCCTGGCGATGCGATGCGGGAGATCCTGCGCCGCAAAGAAGAGGCTGCGGCTGCTTCCTCCCAACCCCGCCCCGTGACCGCGCCTCCAGCCGTCTCCACGCCCCCGCCGGCGCCCCCTGCCGTCGCGTCGGCATCTCCAGTGGTTCCCGCCCGGCCTGCGTTTCCGGCACAAGCTCAGCGGCCTGCCCCACCGGCGCAAGTCGCGCCTCCAGCGCCGCGCAGAATCGTTCCGCAGCCGCGTCAGGAGCCGAGGATTGTGGCCGCGCCGCCTTCTGTTCCCGCGATTGCCGCCAAGCCCCCGACCGGCCCGGTGATAGCGAGGCCGCCAGTCGCTACCGGCATTCCGAACCAGAGCGAAGTCCGGCCACTACCAGCGGCAGTGCCGTCGGCTCCAGTTTTTGTAAAGCCTCCAGTTCAGGAAGCGCCGGCTGTTGCTGTCGCTGTCCCACCAGTTGCCAGGGTTGAACCGGTTGCTCCTGCAGCAATTCCACTTGCTGCTCCTCCGCCTGCGGCTCCCGCTCCAGTGGCCGCCGCCGATGCGCCGGCGATTGCACCCGCACCCGCGGCGCCCGCTGCTGATTCAGTTGCGGCTCCTGTGGCTCCGGTGACACCACCCGTCAATGTCAGGCCCGGACCGCCGCCACCGGCGCCGCGTCGCGTCATCATGCCGCAGACCGGGCCGCGTCCCGTGTATTCGGCGCCCGCGCCGCCACCCCCGCCGCCTCCACGTCCTGCTCCTGTATCCGGGCCAATGGCCGGGTCCCAGCAGGGCGGAATCCCTGGTGGTCCCGGCGGAATTCAGCGCGGACAGCCGATCTTCCAACGCAATCGTCCCGGCGGCTCGCCGGGGTACGGCCAGCGGCCGCAAGGCAGCGGTCAGCCTTATAACACCGGCGGCGCACCAGGATCTCCTGCCCGGCGGCCGATGCACCCGACTCGCAGTTCCCCCGCTGGTGGACCTCCCGGAGCCCGTCCCCCCATGGGCGGCCGTCCCGGCTTTCCGCCCCGTCCCGGCTTCGGTGCTCCCCGTCCGGGCCCCGGCGGCGCTGCTGGCTTAGTTCCGCCTCCAGGCGAGGCTCCGCGTCCGCAAAGACCGAGTGGCCCACCACGTGGCCGCGGCGGCAACCGGCGCTACGAGAAGACCAAAGAAGGCCCAATGAAGGGCTTTCAGCCGCCACCACGTTTCGGCGGCATGCAGATGTCGCGGGAACCCGCGCCAATTACCCGCACCATTACCGTCACCGAGGGAATCAGCGTCAAGGACCTTGCGGAAAAGCTGGGTGTCCGCGGCAAGGATTTGATCGCGACGCTGCTCATGCGCGGTGTCTTTGTCACCGTGAATCAGTCTCTCGACGCCGAGCTCGTCAAGGATGTCGCGCGTCAGTTTGGCGCCGACACTCAGGTCATCACCTTTGAAGACCAGATGGCAAACGAGGCGATCGAGAACCTGCTGCAGCAGCCCAATCCGGACGAGCTTGAAGTCACCCGGCCGCCGGTGGTTACGGTCATGGGTCACGTCGATCACGGCAAGACTTCGCTGCTCGACGCGATCCGCGAAACCGACGTAGCGGCTGGCGAAGCCGGTGGCATCACCCAGCATATCGGCGCCTACAAGGTGAAATTCGCCAAGGAAGGCTCGCCCGCTTCCGGTCGCGAGATCGTCTTCCTGGACACTCCAGGCCATGAAGCCTTCACTCGTATGCGTGCCCGCGGCGCGAAGGTGACGGACATAGTCGTCATTGTCGTCGCAGCTGACGACGGAGTGATGCCGCAGACCTTGGAAGCTGTCGATCACGCCAAGGCTGCCGGTGTTCCGATCATCGTCGCGGTTAACAAGATCGACAAGCCGGATGCACAGCCAGACCGCGTCAAGCAGCAGTTGAGCGACCGTGGGCTTGCCCCCGAAGAGTGGGGCGGTAGCACCGTCTTCGTCGAAGTATCGGCGAAGAAGCGGCAGAACCTCGACCTGTTGCTCGAAATGATCTGCCTGGTCGCGGACATACAGAACCTGAAAGCAACTCCAGACCGGTCCGCCGTCGGTACCGTCATCGAAGCCAAACTCGATCGCGGCCGTGGCGCCGTGGCCACCATCCTCGTACAGAATGGGACGCTGCGGAACAGCGACAGCTTCATCATGGGCAACACCTTCGGCAAGATCCGTGCCATGTTCGACGATCGTGGGCGCTCAATCAATGTCGCTGGACCTTCAACGCCCGTTGAGATCTTAGGTCTCGAAAGCATGCCGGACGCTGGCGATACCTTCCTGGTGGTCGCGGATAGGGACAAAGCCAAGGGCGTCTCGCAGTTCCGCAAGATGCGGGAGCGTGAGGCCACATTGGCCAAGTCTTCGCGTGTTTCACTCGAAGGACTGGCTGAGCAGATCAAGCAGGCCGGCGTCAAGGAACTACCGCTCATTCTGAAGGGCGACGTCACCGGTTCGGTCGAAGTGCTGGCCGACTCCCTGCAGAAGATGTCGACGGAGAAGGTGCGGATCAAGGTCATTCACACCGGGGTCGGTGCGATCACCGAAAGCGATATCCTGCTCGCATCGGCATCGAACGCGATCATCATCGGCTTCAACGTGAGACCCGAACGGAAGGGAGCCGATCTCGCCGAGCAGGAAGGCGTCGAGATTCGCTTGCATTCGATCATTTACGAGCTGCAGGACGAGATTCGCAAAGCCATGCTCGGTCTGCTCGATCCGGTCTTCAAGGAAAACTACCTGGGCAAGGCGGAAGTGCTCAATATCTTCCGCATTCCCAAGGTCGGAACCATTGCCGGCTGCCGCGTTTCTGATGGGGTCCTGCGACGCGATGCGGACATCCGTCTCACCCGTGGTGGCGAGCAGGTCTTCAAGGGCAAGTTGAACTCCTTGAAGCGGTTCAAGGACGACGTCCGGGAAGTCACCAGCGGCATGGAGTGCGGCATTGGAATTAACAACTTCAATGACATTCAGGTCGGCGATCAGATCGAGGCGTTCGTCACCGAGCGAGTCGCTGCGGAGTTGACTGCGCAGTAA
- a CDS encoding efflux RND transporter periplasmic adaptor subunit, which translates to MDIARPDIKRKKTQRQVVIGIVAVLVLVGVAFAVSKLKPAAPSVERGTVWTDTVKRGPMLVQVRGLGTLVPREDRIRVVPAETDATVLRILVLPGAKVQPDTVIMELASPEAVQAAQDAALQLKEAEADFHNSEVKLQSDLMDQKSSAADIHAQYSQAQLQAKTDKSLYDLGVISGLQYSDSKGKADSLVTQDDLGRQKIEINEKALQTQAAVQRAKVDQARSLAVLKQRDVDALSVRAGINGVLVDIPQISDGHPLQVGTHVTVGTSLAKIVQLDQLKASLKIAETQARDILAGQPAEIDTHNGIIPGKVTRIDPAVQNGTVTVDVELQGALPLGARPDLSVDGTIDLERMTDVLFVGRPAFGNENSTISLFKVDPDGKGAVRVPVKVGRASVNEIQVLDGLHEGDTVILSDMSRWDNTDRIRLD; encoded by the coding sequence ATGGATATCGCCAGGCCTGACATCAAACGCAAGAAGACCCAACGACAGGTTGTGATCGGCATCGTCGCAGTGCTGGTACTGGTCGGGGTTGCATTCGCTGTCTCCAAGCTGAAACCAGCCGCCCCCTCCGTCGAACGCGGCACGGTTTGGACCGACACCGTTAAGCGCGGGCCAATGCTGGTTCAGGTGCGCGGCCTGGGCACGCTTGTCCCCCGCGAAGATCGCATCCGTGTTGTGCCTGCCGAAACCGACGCGACCGTGTTACGAATCCTCGTGCTTCCCGGAGCCAAGGTGCAGCCCGACACCGTGATCATGGAACTGGCCAGCCCCGAAGCCGTACAAGCGGCCCAGGACGCGGCCCTGCAATTGAAAGAGGCGGAAGCCGACTTCCACAACTCCGAAGTGAAGCTGCAGAGCGACCTGATGGACCAGAAGTCCTCAGCGGCAGACATTCACGCTCAGTATTCGCAGGCCCAGCTGCAGGCAAAGACCGACAAGTCGCTCTACGACCTGGGCGTGATCAGCGGACTTCAATATTCCGATTCCAAGGGCAAGGCCGACTCGCTCGTGACCCAGGACGACCTCGGGCGGCAGAAGATCGAGATCAACGAGAAGGCCTTGCAGACCCAAGCGGCAGTGCAGCGGGCCAAGGTCGATCAGGCACGCAGCCTCGCCGTCCTGAAGCAAAGAGATGTGGATGCTTTGAGCGTGCGAGCGGGCATTAATGGGGTGCTCGTCGATATTCCTCAGATTTCTGATGGCCATCCGCTCCAGGTAGGGACGCACGTGACCGTGGGTACCTCCTTGGCCAAGATTGTCCAGCTGGATCAACTGAAGGCCTCGTTGAAGATAGCCGAAACCCAGGCACGCGACATCCTGGCCGGCCAGCCGGCAGAGATCGACACGCACAACGGAATTATTCCCGGCAAGGTGACCCGAATCGATCCTGCGGTACAGAACGGAACCGTCACCGTTGACGTAGAACTGCAGGGGGCTTTACCTCTGGGGGCGCGGCCTGACCTGAGCGTCGACGGAACCATCGATCTCGAGCGGATGACCGATGTTCTCTTTGTGGGGCGTCCAGCCTTCGGCAATGAGAACAGCACGATCAGCCTCTTCAAGGTCGATCCTGACGGCAAGGGTGCGGTGCGCGTTCCGGTGAAGGTCGGGCGCGCCTCGGTGAACGAAATTCAGGTGCTGGACGGATTGCACGAAGGCGACACCGTCATTTTGTCCGACATGTCGCGCTGGGACAACACGGATCGGATCAGGCTCGACTAG